Proteins co-encoded in one Saprospira grandis genomic window:
- a CDS encoding translocation/assembly module TamB domain-containing protein yields MLRKLWTLGSRLVNGTVILVFLLWMLFKIPAVQNALADWMADYLSEELDCRVEIGTVDIQLFNEAHFEDFYVEDQHGDTLLFARRLDAYLDLSALVRRRLIVEEVHLAKGQFYYHRPKGERQYNLQFILYYLAGNKKKKKKKRKPPIALDIRKVQLDSIDFHMLDEIAGSSVKVFAPNGRLYAQNSDLITQLVDCDSLFLDSAKVAIRIFEGSPMPADPNPNDSSTYVQPKWTVYADKLRFNHFEFSLLNERLGARPELPLDFSDLQIDPANFFLDDLSLRNDSLQAQVLQLSAKEARGFQLDSLRGELMVCPTGSHLKNFKLQTPNSVLGHELIFHYPEFPAFYDFVHQVDMRAKGRNAVVLFRDVMTFAPTLYKIPLFEQNKGRWIRGDFDFEGPVEHFFVRNANLDIEQTHFEGQLEFKPFEQYMRMEPADLQTHTDDIFSIFSFLSLPKQMQALAAMSFQGSYEGNFNGAFVANGQLMSSLGQLNAALKMDLSAGLERASYDGELQFKNFNLGQLINLEELSSLDADFNLKGSGTSLNSMDAKINKANINRMVYKNYPYDTIRLEGMLEPYAFAGLLASQDPNFDLDLYCSANLKDSLPKIELFGQIQLIDFYKTKLLKDTFRLGIERIKIQTEGNKLDNFSGDISLEDIGIDRSWGQYYLPEIKLQAGDSLLLGQDSLGQEKIDSSRYLRFRSNFGQVDLLGNYDEVNLPKSLYAFVQNNYPNYLRNFNLAKAKDSLALQELRDSMTVDSSLFSLPDQEVHLSVWVNDSNHLLQLLHPNLEALEGLSLQLDYDSPADSFYLNGELGRFRWAGFEMQENSLFARGRDSSFEIQTGLQYMQLNDTAKLPTPKVRLRGKGDTIDYNIQLREVAKLASDVELNGRLTFEEKALQSSLNNSGLTLLDKSWQVDGSNYIRFDFGQQTLDVSNLVLQDSAAYQRLAVESYGNKGLKANLAHIDVAWLYDLVRINLFDLAGELDAEIRIKDVFKQEGLLADFDFRKFHVNGDNWENLHLRIGSDNLKSPLTGYLEHAGPLVDSINADFSFLPAFATEDEEKKNDLEVNFALKNAKGRILEYFMAGIVENTTGLASARGTIKQEKGDLTLSGVADIEDLATSVIFLNSRYRMPKGRLLLGNKGLYFAPRLKILGRDADCASCLPIRISEAAVYYISGGVPIIDQEGNTGYLGGGITHQKLNKWGIDMDIVFDNNLSLNTGPGSDMPFYGKVYGTGIASFSGLFTNMSLKVEAATNKGRNNEKSKLFLPLMDPVEITQAVDFLTFVDKKAQANPDSLEEQEEKAVSSSGGIDIEMDIHATPDGIARIIIDEKAGDIIEGRGEGDLQIRYSRTGELDLRGLYTITAGDYLFTYRNLINKKFEVEKGGTIRWSGDPYNADINMKAKYKQSSRLYNLLLSYQEELQNATIRSAANKPVDVQVNMYMTGSLMKPDIKFGLELNETVEGRVGTLAKLALRAIQQDENKLNRQVFGLIALNQFLPEENSGANVNLAASSFNTLSELVTQQFSRQINSLLSEVVEDVDVISSVDFDFDYRLQENQLDNNSTAGSQLNVQLDQYYFKDKLRVSIGTNVDFNNEQNLNGSNSNYIGGDFMVEYSVSKSGNLKVRVYNRSETSLFGPRVRTGVGLSYNREFDSFEQLFQEIKSNIQKKTAARKAKKAKKKKAQEDRMLGPS; encoded by the coding sequence TTGCTGAGAAAGCTGTGGACACTAGGCAGTCGTCTAGTGAATGGGACCGTCATCTTAGTATTTTTGCTTTGGATGTTATTTAAGATTCCGGCGGTACAAAATGCTTTGGCCGATTGGATGGCGGATTACCTATCGGAGGAATTGGATTGTCGGGTAGAGATTGGGACCGTAGACATACAGCTATTTAATGAGGCGCACTTTGAGGATTTTTATGTAGAGGACCAGCATGGCGACACTCTTTTGTTTGCGCGTCGTTTGGATGCTTATTTGGATCTTTCGGCCTTGGTGCGTCGGCGATTGATTGTGGAGGAAGTGCATTTGGCCAAGGGGCAATTTTACTATCATCGGCCCAAAGGGGAGCGGCAATATAATTTGCAATTTATCCTCTATTATTTGGCGGGCAACAAAAAGAAGAAAAAGAAAAAGCGCAAGCCGCCTATTGCCCTAGATATTCGGAAAGTTCAGTTAGACAGCATAGACTTTCATATGTTGGATGAGATAGCGGGCAGTTCGGTCAAGGTATTTGCGCCTAATGGGCGCTTGTATGCCCAGAACAGTGATTTGATTACTCAGCTAGTAGATTGCGATTCTCTTTTTCTGGATTCGGCCAAAGTGGCCATACGGATTTTTGAGGGCAGCCCCATGCCAGCAGATCCCAATCCCAATGACAGCTCTACCTATGTGCAGCCCAAATGGACCGTATATGCGGACAAGCTGCGGTTCAATCATTTTGAGTTTAGCTTATTGAATGAGCGGCTTGGGGCTCGGCCAGAGCTGCCCTTAGACTTTTCTGATTTGCAGATTGATCCGGCCAACTTCTTTTTAGATGATTTGAGTTTGCGCAATGACAGTTTGCAGGCGCAGGTCTTGCAATTATCGGCCAAAGAAGCCCGAGGCTTTCAGCTAGATAGTTTGCGGGGGGAGCTGATGGTTTGTCCGACGGGCTCGCATCTAAAAAACTTTAAACTACAGACCCCGAATTCGGTATTGGGGCATGAGTTAATCTTCCATTACCCAGAATTTCCTGCCTTTTATGACTTTGTGCATCAGGTAGATATGCGGGCCAAGGGGCGGAATGCCGTAGTTTTGTTTCGGGATGTCATGACCTTTGCGCCTACCTTATATAAGATCCCATTATTTGAGCAAAACAAAGGGCGTTGGATCAGGGGAGATTTTGATTTTGAGGGGCCAGTAGAGCACTTCTTTGTGCGCAATGCCAACTTAGATATAGAGCAAACCCATTTTGAGGGCCAACTAGAATTTAAGCCCTTTGAGCAATACATGCGGATGGAGCCGGCTGATTTGCAAACCCATACCGATGACATCTTCTCTATATTCAGTTTTTTATCCTTGCCTAAGCAAATGCAGGCCTTAGCGGCCATGAGTTTTCAGGGAAGTTATGAAGGAAACTTTAATGGGGCCTTTGTGGCCAATGGGCAGCTCATGAGTAGCTTAGGGCAGCTCAATGCGGCCCTAAAAATGGACTTGTCTGCAGGTTTGGAGCGGGCGAGCTATGATGGCGAACTACAGTTTAAGAACTTCAATTTGGGCCAGCTCATCAATCTTGAGGAGCTCAGCTCCTTGGATGCTGATTTTAACCTAAAGGGGAGTGGGACCAGCTTGAACAGCATGGACGCTAAAATCAATAAGGCCAATATCAATCGGATGGTTTATAAAAACTATCCCTATGACACCATCCGTTTAGAGGGGATGCTAGAGCCCTATGCTTTTGCGGGACTTTTGGCTTCTCAGGATCCCAACTTTGATTTGGACCTCTATTGCTCGGCTAATTTGAAAGACAGTTTGCCTAAAATTGAACTCTTTGGGCAGATTCAGCTCATTGACTTTTACAAAACCAAATTGCTCAAGGACACCTTTCGTTTGGGCATAGAGCGGATTAAGATACAGACAGAGGGGAATAAACTAGACAACTTCTCTGGGGACATTAGTCTGGAAGACATTGGTATAGATAGAAGCTGGGGGCAATACTATTTGCCAGAAATCAAGCTGCAAGCAGGCGATAGCCTGCTGCTGGGCCAAGATAGTTTGGGCCAAGAAAAAATAGACAGCAGTAGATACCTACGGTTTAGAAGCAACTTTGGGCAAGTCGATCTCTTAGGCAACTATGATGAGGTCAATCTGCCTAAGTCTCTTTATGCCTTTGTGCAAAACAACTACCCCAACTATCTGCGCAACTTCAATTTGGCAAAGGCCAAAGACTCCTTGGCCCTGCAAGAACTAAGAGACAGCATGACAGTAGACAGCAGTCTGTTCAGCTTGCCCGATCAGGAAGTGCATTTAAGCGTATGGGTCAATGACAGCAACCACCTCCTACAGCTATTGCATCCAAACCTAGAGGCTTTAGAAGGTTTAAGTTTGCAATTGGACTATGATAGTCCGGCTGATTCTTTTTATCTAAATGGAGAATTGGGGCGTTTTCGTTGGGCTGGTTTTGAGATGCAGGAAAACAGCTTATTTGCTCGGGGGCGAGACAGCAGCTTTGAGATTCAGACAGGCTTGCAATACATGCAGCTCAATGATACGGCTAAGTTGCCCACGCCCAAGGTTCGTTTGCGAGGGAAGGGGGATACGATAGACTATAACATTCAACTAAGAGAGGTGGCCAAATTGGCATCTGATGTAGAGTTAAACGGTCGTTTGACCTTTGAGGAAAAAGCCTTGCAATCGAGTTTGAATAACTCGGGTTTGACCTTATTGGACAAAAGCTGGCAGGTAGATGGCAGCAACTACATTCGCTTTGACTTTGGGCAGCAGACCTTAGATGTATCCAATTTAGTACTGCAAGATAGTGCTGCTTATCAACGATTGGCGGTAGAAAGCTATGGCAACAAGGGCCTAAAGGCCAATTTGGCCCATATAGATGTAGCTTGGCTATATGATTTGGTCCGCATCAATCTCTTTGATTTGGCGGGGGAGCTGGATGCAGAAATCAGAATCAAAGATGTCTTTAAGCAAGAGGGCTTATTGGCTGATTTTGACTTTCGGAAATTTCATGTCAATGGAGACAATTGGGAAAACCTGCATCTGAGGATAGGGTCGGATAACCTAAAAAGTCCATTGACAGGTTATTTAGAGCATGCAGGGCCTTTGGTAGACAGCATCAATGCGGACTTTAGTTTTTTGCCAGCCTTTGCGACAGAAGATGAGGAGAAGAAAAATGACCTAGAAGTAAATTTTGCCCTTAAAAACGCCAAGGGGCGGATCTTAGAGTATTTCATGGCGGGTATTGTAGAAAATACAACGGGCTTGGCCTCTGCGCGGGGGACAATTAAGCAGGAGAAAGGTGATTTGACTCTATCTGGAGTGGCCGATATAGAAGATTTGGCCACCTCTGTCATCTTCTTGAACAGCCGCTATCGCATGCCCAAGGGGCGGCTCTTATTGGGGAATAAAGGCCTATACTTTGCGCCTAGATTAAAGATATTGGGCCGAGATGCCGACTGTGCCAGCTGTTTGCCCATACGGATCAGCGAGGCGGCGGTCTATTATATTTCGGGTGGGGTCCCTATTATTGACCAAGAGGGGAATACCGGTTATTTGGGTGGAGGCATTACGCATCAAAAGCTCAATAAATGGGGGATAGACATGGACATTGTCTTTGACAACAACCTCAGTTTGAATACAGGGCCAGGCAGTGATATGCCCTTTTATGGAAAGGTCTATGGAACGGGGATCGCTAGTTTCTCGGGCTTATTTACCAATATGAGTCTAAAAGTAGAAGCGGCCACCAACAAGGGCCGAAACAATGAAAAGAGTAAACTCTTTTTGCCTTTGATGGACCCGGTAGAAATCACGCAGGCGGTAGACTTTTTGACCTTTGTGGACAAGAAAGCGCAGGCTAATCCCGATTCATTGGAAGAGCAGGAAGAAAAGGCTGTAAGCAGTAGTGGGGGAATAGATATTGAGATGGACATACATGCTACGCCTGATGGCATAGCCCGCATCATCATTGATGAAAAGGCGGGAGATATTATTGAGGGTAGGGGAGAGGGCGACCTTCAGATCCGTTATAGTCGAACGGGGGAATTGGACCTGCGGGGCTTGTATACGATTACTGCTGGAGACTATTTATTTACCTACCGGAACCTCATCAATAAAAAATTTGAGGTAGAAAAAGGCGGGACCATACGCTGGTCGGGAGATCCTTATAATGCGGACATTAACATGAAGGCCAAGTATAAGCAATCATCTAGGTTGTACAACCTTCTACTATCTTATCAGGAAGAATTGCAAAATGCGACCATTCGCTCGGCGGCCAACAAGCCTGTAGATGTGCAGGTGAACATGTACATGACCGGCTCTTTGATGAAGCCCGATATTAAATTTGGTTTAGAGCTCAATGAAACGGTAGAGGGGCGAGTGGGTACCTTGGCCAAGCTAGCCTTGCGGGCGATTCAGCAAGATGAAAACAAATTGAATCGTCAGGTCTTTGGGTTGATTGCCCTCAATCAGTTTTTGCCAGAGGAAAACTCTGGGGCCAATGTGAATTTGGCGGCCTCTAGCTTTAATACCTTGAGTGAATTGGTCACGCAGCAGTTTTCGCGGCAGATCAACAGCTTGTTATCGGAGGTGGTAGAAGATGTAGATGTCATTTCTAGTGTAGACTTTGACTTTGATTATCGTTTGCAGGAAAACCAATTGGATAATAACAGCACGGCGGGTTCTCAGCTTAATGTGCAACTGGACCAATACTACTTTAAGGACAAGTTGCGGGTGAGCATTGGGACCAATGTAGACTTTAACAATGAGCAAAACCTAAATGGCTCGAACAGCAACTACATTGGAGGCGACTTTATGGTGGAGTACTCGGTCAGTAAGTCGGGCAACCTCAAAGTGCGGGTATACAACCGCAGCGAAACCAGCCTTTTTGGTCCAAGAGTGCGTACGGGAGTGGGCCTATCCTACAACCGAGAATTTGATTCCTTTGAGCAACTATTTCAGGAAATCAAGAGCAACATTCAGAAAAAAACGGCGGCCCGAAAAGCCAAGAAAGCCAAGAAAAAGAAAGCGCAAGAAGATAGAATGCTGGGCCCATCATAG